Genomic segment of Scomber scombrus chromosome 18, fScoSco1.1, whole genome shotgun sequence:
gagaggaagaggaagagatgcTAACCTTTATGTCTTCTGTGTTTGCCGTCTGTAGTTTCTCTCTGAAATGAGGGTCGGTCTCCAAAACCTCAATCACCTCTCGGAGGTATCTGTCGTAGTAAAGGCCGGTGTCCTGAAACAGGTTTGTTGTAAAGGACAGGTTACTCACAACGAAATGAATCCTGACcaaatcccattaaaaaaaacatctaaaccAATAACAGAACTAAATGGATTATAGATTACTGAGAGAGTATTACCACGCTCTCCTCCGGGACTTCCTCTTTAGCTTCTTGATTGCCTCCATTGCGATCGATAGGCACTGACCAGACGCCGGCAGAGAcggagagaagcagcagcagccagccgGGATTCAAGTTCATCCTCCTTAAAAGATGAACAACAGTCAGATGCAACACGGAGAACGTCTACATGCAAACTATTAAACAatcttaaaggacaagttcatgATTTTCAATGTCTGTCTTTAAACCAGTAGTCAGGTAAAAGGTTTTccttcactgtaatcattcctcctgttcatactgactgtcaaaagatctccttcaaatgtgttttcagtggaagtgatggaggacagtcatttaaagtgaatctgaagcttatatgaggcttcagcagtctgagttagtcatatcaagtggatatctgacacatttacagtctttttagcattaaatttcctctttgtgtttccctgttgagctgcggtggaagtatagtaaagtataataaagaaaacatagaAGTATTATTGCTTTAAATGACAGACCCCTAGTGgcagaaaattaaatattgtaagtttaatcatctcaccacccctcacatttatctgctgaccctttgaaggggccccacccctaggttgggaaccactggactaaactagctaactgtatataaagtagtgtaaactagctccacctccagcagctacaacagtaacatgctgctctaacactgatgcttcactattaataatataatgatgtcataataataatatatcagtcagaggaccaaaccactacttttactgtaatactgcatactacatcactcataatactgcagtacttttactgtaatactgcatactacatcgctcataatactgcagtacttttactgtaatactgcatactacatcgctcataatactgcagtacttttactgtaatactgcatactacatcactcataatactgcaatacttttactgtaatactgcatactacatcactcataatactgcactacttttactgtaatactgcatactacatcactcataatactgcaatacttttactgtaatactgcatactacatcactcataatactgcaatacttttactgtaatactgcatactacatcactcataatactgcagtacttttactgtaatactgcatactacatcactatactactgcagtacttttactgtaatactgcatactacatcactaatAATACtgatgtacttttactgcagtaggATATATGATATCATGATTACAGCATGTTTTAAAGGATTATTAGGAGCTATATGAGctatttttttgtgtctctATCTTAAAGATCAACACGGATGCTGATCCGGGATGAGGAGGATTCAACACAAAACTGATATTTCCGTGCCTGTAAAGACATGAGAAGTCAGGTCTAGAGTATGTATGACttaatgtttggtttttttaacaacattatAATCATTTTTCACCTTCAAACGCTATATTACAGCTGACATAGCAGTTTGTGTTAACCcattactgcagctttaagctATTGAAACATCTAGCACAGCTCCTTCCTCTCATGATCTTACCTGGAAATGGGCTTTTGAACGCAACATTTAAGCACAATGAAAAGTACAATGAGATAAAACCCAaaatatatgtgtttaaatgtgtcgTCTCTTACCACAGGAGTGTTTCTAGTATCTGATCCgatgctaaaaacaaaaaaaaagcacgaTCAGTCTGTGGCAGCGTCGGATTAAAATGACGTCACGTGAATGCAGCAGTGGTTCGCCGTGATGCATTTAAGGACAGTGGGAAATTATAAAGATACCTGATGTTTGGGAATAATAGGCGATGGGATGATTAGAGAGTTGTTGAGTTGTGATACTGAAATTAAAGTCAACTAATGATGggacattatatttattataagttAAAACTTCTAATATTTTCGGCTGATTCaagtttttcattgtttttgtacaaggagaaaaacaagcaaacaaacaaaagttgctaagaaaacaaaagaataaagacgaaaatgttttttttcttttccttgtgTCCATTTAGcaggttataataataataataataataataataataataataataataataataataataataataataataataataatatgtccTTTCATTTTTAGTcgattttatttattctatgtttTGGCTACTTTTacaatgaacttttttttttttttttactattttactataattaataattgttttatcttccatattattttaaattaatgtttttctttttgtttttgtttgttttgtttctttttaaccttgttttatgttccttttacGCCATTCTAATGTTAAGcacttcttcttattattattattattattagtagtagtagtagtcgtagtacagtagtagtagtagtaaataaacattacataatACACAACTAAAAGCACTATACATTTAAAGTACTAGATCAAAATACTCATATTGGTCCCACTAAATTAGATCAATTGTAAAAGCTCAGAATTACAAGCCTGTGAATAGTCTTTAAAGGCAGCATCGTCCCttcagaataaaacataaacaacacaaaatatatatgtacaaaagtttttaattgctttgaaaaatagatttttgttgTATATTCAATtcggcacacaaacacaaaattatggcaaattgaaataaattaacatcaaaagagacaaaaaattgcacatgataataataataataataataataataataataataatataacaacaacaacaacaacaataataacaataataataataataacaataataataataacaacaataataataataataaataaaaggtataaatattatgtataaaaatgtcaaaataacaCCTAGgcctaaaaataaaattaagtggaatagataataaaatatggcacatggaaaaaaacacataaatgcaaaaaatattcataaataaataagataaaaaataaattaacagtcattcaataaagtaattttcaaaatataaaagttataaaatgtCAGGGCATTTTTTCTCGAGGTCATAATCAATTTATATCAGTTTGACTGATGAacttaaaaggtttttttttgattgattcACACTTTCAGTGTAAcagctgattcagtgtgtttagAAATCAATCTCTCTCATGTCGGTGGGAGTCCCGGACCTTTCGTTTTCcacctcttctcctttctccatGGGCCCCTGCTGAAGCCCACTCCTCAGCCGCTGTTGGAGGGCATACTCGATCATCTCGCTGTAGCACTGCAGCACCGCCTGAGATTCAGAGAGAAAATCATTGTAATGATGGATGCATGATTCTTTCAACATTTGGCATGACTGTAAAGCAAAGAGGTTCCTTAAAAcaagtgttggggagtaactagttacatgtaacggcattacataatttaatttaccatataaataaatataactgtgATCTATTATAGTTactgagaaaataatgtgtaatattgATAATTACAAAGAGGgctacatctgaagtcagacctttaagattttgctcaggagggttttttcctcattttttaatatttaacatgttactgaatacatatattgctgtttttaattctttaaaatcaatattgtttaatatttagtaaatcAATCTTTATGTGgaccttatttggagcacaTAATGGGCTTAAAGTACcaagacttttgacttttttcatcaaatatctttattttatattccataatctacatgaactaatgaatacatttcaaattagagataaatgttgctttataagaaatgatctcccttataaatcatgtcagtatccatgaaaaacagctgaacttagattttgatGAGCTTAATGGGagcacttaccctaacagctgaaaacattggttagaaaattagaaaagtaatcaattgaaatagttacattacttattccATTTCCAAAgcaaccttcccaaccctggtcTTACTCTGTTTATTTAAAGCTCCCATTTcctgtcaaaataaaagcctAACTTCATCAAACATACACTCACCAGGTCGGTTTGGCACAGCTCCGCCAGCGCTTCACTCATAACAGACAGCTGAGCGGGGCCCTTGTTGCCCAAACCTCTGAGGGCAGAGTTCAGTGATGCTGCAGCAACAAGTGATGGCGGCGCTCCCAGAAAACgggagtcacacacacacatggcagcCAGGGTGTCACTGTGTCGCCGCAGGGTGCAGAGCAGCTCCTCAGAGTCACCGCTGTCTACGTCCCCCCACTCCTCCACGAAGGccaggaagtgagggaggaagtcCTGAGGagtcactgctgctgtgtcCCACCGCAGGGTGGCGAGGATGACACGCTCCATTTCctgatggagaggagagagtcaGAAATGCTCCTTTAATATTATCAGTATcttataatagtatatattgGAATGGATTTAATTGTTTTCTATGTTTTAATAGAgcttaaatgttgttatttcctggttttaaaggctgcaggTGATTCTCTGACTGAGTGAAACTAACAATAGATTCCTAAATGTACCCAGAATTTAAGTTCAAAATCAGATGAAAACACCTGTTTTAAATTATTGAGCCAAAACTTCTGATATTTCATGTAGTCAGTGTCATCCATATGCATCACTCCATTTAATATCCCCAATTTATAGACtgagattaatcaattaatccaaaataaatgtgacagagtgattattcatttataaaatgttagTTGTAGATCCATTTAAATGTGCTGATATCCAGTCGATGGCTTTGATAAGACATGAAAACATCAATAGAGAAGATAGTCAGTATTgttatttaattagtttgtctcttttttaagaCCCTAACTTTGTATGTATGCTAATTTCCCACCACATATGATGACATATAACAATCAGTATCTCTTTTAAATCAATTCTGAAAACCCATTTTTCCTTTGAATTatgtctttaaattgttttttactgttatattgcttctcaaaatgcattttcattttaagccttttaaaaaaaaaaccttattcaGATTGTCTGAAtggtgtattttgtgtttatttttcatttttgtccatataaagcactttgtaatcTCTACTAACATCATAATAAGGGTGTAAAACAAGTTATTCTATATGTAAAATCAAGGTTTAGTTCAGTTTATCTCTTTCACCGTCATTACAAGAAGGATTTAAGTTGATAGTAAGACCCACAAAACTTTAGTAGGATCCTTTACTTCCACTTCTCTACAGCCCTGATTGTATTTAAAGTTTTCTCCCACGTGTCTGTAGATGCTGTGTGACTGACTCACCCTCAGGTCAGACGGCAGGAAGCTGTATTCAGCAGCAGCGCAGAGCGTGTCGGCCGTGACGTTGTCGCACTCTGAGAGCTTGGAGGCGATGAGGATGCATCCGGCGGCCAGGCAGTAAGGTGAGACGGGCAgggacagagaggcagacaggaaccTGTCcatcagagagacagacagggggAACACTGCCTCATCACAGCCGCACTCACAGCacacctgaagaagaaaaaaacaaaaaaatgggaAGAAATCAGTGTCACATCTGCTCCAGAACCACGAGGAAAGCTGAGAAACTGGAGCGTGAGAGACTTTTCATACCTCCAGGGCCCATTTGGTGAGCACCTCCCTCCGCTCTGGGTCCTGATGGATGAGGGTGATGTAGAGCATGGAGGGCACGTATCTCTCCTCCACGTGGAGCAGCCTCTGGATCACGCGATGCCCCGACACGGTGGGGTCCCAGGCGGCTCGCAGCTGAGACGGGCCCCTGATGTGGCTCTGGGCCGCTGCCTGGGTCTGACTCTggtcctcctccacctcctcgcACCACAGCGACACAGACATGCCTCTTTCCATCTGTAGCCTGATGAGGAAAATATCAACTAATTTAAGTCCACGTGGGAAAGAAAATATCCCCTTTTGTCACCTTAGTTTGCTTTGaaatccttttttctcttcttaaaATACTTTTGACCTCCTGTGGTGCTCTGCTGAATATCACACCTCAGCTGTTTATCTGGGTTTTATACccagcagggagagagagagaaagagggggagtgGCACAgagggaaggggaaaaaaaaggagtggAGAAAGAGGCGGAGTACCCGTCGTGAGtgacataaaataataagaaagcaaCAATACGGTCTTGTGCAACAATTGCTTCAACAGgtgggggagagggagagaaaagaagggagagatGGTGGATGGTggcaaagagagaggagggggggggggggggggagtgaaaGAAGAGCAGACAAGAGAGGGAGTGGCCCGCAGGGACAGGAGCAACAGCTTGTGTTCGACAGTGaaaaggagaagggaggaacaagAAAAGGCTGtgaagggtgagagagagagagagagagagagagagagagagagagagagagagagagagagagagagagagagagagagagagagagagagagagagagagaggaggagagagagagagagagagagagagagagaggagaagaggaaaggtcATCTCCAGACTCTGACAATGGGAATGGATGACAATAGGATGAGGGTGTTTGTTTACAACGTGAGCATGAGAGGAGATACATCactgctgaggaggaggaggaggtgttaaagcctgctgctgctgctgctgctggaaatatgAAGTTAAAACTTGGTGGCAGATAAAGTGAAATTCTGATATTTACTTTTAACGTAAttcacctttttatttaatacattCATTCAAAGATTATCTCTTAAATACTTCGATAAACAAAGATTTTTAGGGTCCCATAATGTTATAGACCAGTTTGCAACCCTTGTCAGAGCtgaaatcctttaaaaaaaaaaaaaggtatagtTGAGATATAAGATGAGTTTTAGGGGTTGTGGGATGAAAAATGAaggggaaaaataaatattttccaaATCTGCTGTTTGGTCGTTGAATACTGATACTTTTCGTttttaaagtcaattcattCAAATTAAGGGGGAAACAAGTCTTTATAGATGATTAGAAATGATTAGTTGAATGAGTTAAGTTGAAATGAATGAgttgattcattcatttgtagATTTACAGACAATGAATCTGAAgtttttgattattgattaataatttaaacagttttttaaagcaaagaaaGTCCTAaatttgctggttccagcttctcaaatgtgacattttacagtgtttgtttgttttatatgatagtaaattaaatatcattTGATTTTGGGCTGCTTTTTGGACAAAATAAGGCCATGATGGGcgttttttcactgttttctgatgttttataatgcaagcaattaatcaattaaacaaGCAAATAAACTGTAGAatgtttaataaagaaaatattcatgAGTTGCAGCTTTTCTCTTTAGTTTGTGTCAAAGGAAGCATGAAAGTTTCAACCAGAGATTTTTGCACCTATTCTGGTTAAAACACTCAATTATTAAGCCAATTATGCTGCATTAATCTTCTATTTCTTATAATAAGTATTTAATTAGTCAGAGAGGGAAGGCGATATATTAATAGAGAGCTTTTTagcatttgttttctgtgtttctccATGTTATCAAAGTTCTGGCTCAGAGCAGCACGTCTCTCTTCTCTCGGAGGACTCTTCATTGTCAAAGCAACCTGTGTCCCGTCGGCCTCCCCTCCCAGCGCCTGTGGCAATCTGCTCCTCGTGTTTAAAGAGCAGCGGAGCCACCGGGGAGGGTTGGGCGAGGTATGTGCAACAGACAGTGGAGCCGGGGCAGGTCAATGAGCCGTATTGTCTCCCTTTACAAATCAGTGTCAGACAACAGCTCCTGGCCTTCTGCCTGCTGCCTGCTCCTCACACACTCACGCTGGGGTTGAGACACACTTTTCACACGCTCCCCCGGGGGATATCCTCCGATGGTCACAATGGGGTCGCACTCACCAGTGGAGAATACAGATTGTATTTGACACAGTCATTACAGGTGGCTCTTTTCCACACATTAAGGTTTCGGTGGCAGCTCATGTTTCAAATAGGAGTTAAATAGACGGACGGCCTCGCTGACAGCATGCTCAGATCACTGTGACTTGATTTGAGACGAGCATCAATAATTCATGCTCTGCTCAACTTTTAAGGTGGAAACTGGATTTACTAAGTACGACTTGAACTAGATACAGGTTCACAAACAAtgtaaaagtgtttattttggaAGAAGATACAAAACAAGGACAAGATATTTGCACAGAACATTATAAAAgaactacagtatatttaataaaaagctcattgtgaatttaatttaagttaCTTTGCTTCAattcaaaacaaacatcattttattgGACTGAACTTTTCACATTTAATGAGTTATGAAAGAAGTACTGACATCTTTTACTTGATTAAAAGTAGt
This window contains:
- the ccndx gene encoding cyclin Dx, which encodes MSVSLWCEEVEEDQSQTQAAAQSHIRGPSQLRAAWDPTVSGHRVIQRLLHVEERYVPSMLYITLIHQDPERREVLTKWALEVCCECGCDEAVFPLSVSLMDRFLSASLSLPVSPYCLAAGCILIASKLSECDNVTADTLCAAAEYSFLPSDLREMERVILATLRWDTAAVTPQDFLPHFLAFVEEWGDVDSGDSEELLCTLRRHSDTLAAMCVCDSRFLGAPPSLVAAASLNSALRGLGNKGPAQLSVMSEALAELCQTDLAVLQCYSEMIEYALQQRLRSGLQQGPMEKGEEVENERSGTPTDMREIDF